One window of the Candidatus Phycorickettsia trachydisci genome contains the following:
- a CDS encoding sodium:solute symporter family transporter, whose translation MSIDLFLFSSFLVLSLILGIISSTKVHNISEYALGNRDFSTPTIVATLVATWIGAGLFSYTLIETYRQGIYFLMPLAIDSLVLVFIGHFLAPRMGEFLGKLSIAESMGQIFGSRVRAVTVTLSFVRSICYLGVNFQVSAKILELVFGTSGQNATILSGLIVIIYSTLGGIRAVTFTDIIQFFTFGCLMPTIVIIVWQALGDSSATIVINTLSTSPLFDYKEAFDFQSIKFYHMLGTAMFFMIPELEPPIFQRISMGSNVNQVVKAFKYAGLICFLIQSIIALLGILIFSYNPNLNPDNLVSYIISRYAYIEGFKGILAIGIMAMIMSSADSMINSVSIIFAHDVCKPLGFKWAQNELIVARFTAVIVGITSMFFALRVDSVFELIISFAGLYLPIVSIPFIFTIFGFRSSEKSVLAAMGGSLITILLLRIFFAESTIDSFIPGILASVIFLFGFHYLTNQKGGWVGIKDQKTYRAIMDSRKRFWHKIWYGIKNFSFIDFCKSYTPNKVEIFFFLGLFAIISTLITMISMRSSELFYTNIIAGCYISVFTFACYLLIYPLWPNTFKKHTFVAIFWVTATFYINIFMNGIFFVVSNGSQIQTAIFFLNITAILILFGWQAALLMLLMGFIGSLWFVKAFLNLNYLNIIDIQFYLVFCLLLISSILVAFLKPHQETNIQNQELLSLQSKELYHMSQQLLKHMIIRQEFINNVNHEIRTPIHHVGAYINDLEDNLDTSSNQEKRESLAALKKGYERIRSYMDNILDLSKLTNDKVKLKYETINFQELINEIIDQFAKLYLDDKEIQFYFKCNSKDLKVRCDKDKITQVLINLLKNAVEFTPKGMIEIVVSKENIGSTKCIKCSVIDEGVGIPEEELFDVFGPFIQSSRTKNMSGGKGLGLAICQHIIKLHKGKIYAENNPKKGSTFAFIIPL comes from the coding sequence ATGAGTATTGATTTATTTCTTTTTTCATCCTTTTTAGTTCTAAGCTTAATTCTAGGAATAATAAGCAGTACTAAAGTGCATAATATTTCAGAATATGCACTTGGTAATAGAGATTTTTCAACGCCAACAATCGTTGCAACGTTGGTTGCAACCTGGATAGGAGCTGGTCTATTTTCGTATACTTTAATAGAGACGTATAGACAAGGAATTTACTTCTTAATGCCTCTTGCTATAGATTCTTTAGTATTAGTTTTTATAGGGCATTTTCTTGCCCCACGTATGGGTGAATTTTTGGGTAAACTTTCTATCGCTGAAAGTATGGGCCAAATATTTGGATCCAGAGTTAGAGCTGTAACGGTAACGCTAAGCTTCGTAAGATCTATCTGCTATTTAGGAGTTAATTTTCAAGTATCAGCTAAAATCTTGGAGCTTGTTTTTGGTACGTCTGGTCAAAACGCAACAATTTTAAGTGGATTAATCGTCATCATCTATTCTACTTTAGGGGGAATTAGAGCAGTGACTTTCACTGACATTATCCAATTTTTTACATTTGGCTGTCTAATGCCAACTATCGTGATTATAGTATGGCAAGCATTGGGCGACAGTAGTGCAACCATAGTCATTAATACCTTAAGTACTAGCCCTCTTTTTGATTATAAAGAGGCTTTTGATTTTCAAAGTATCAAATTTTATCATATGCTCGGAACAGCTATGTTTTTTATGATCCCTGAACTTGAACCACCAATTTTTCAAAGAATTTCTATGGGATCTAATGTGAATCAAGTAGTTAAGGCTTTTAAATATGCTGGACTGATTTGTTTTTTAATACAATCAATAATTGCTCTATTGGGTATACTTATTTTTAGCTACAATCCTAACTTAAATCCAGATAACTTGGTTAGTTATATAATTAGTCGTTATGCTTATATCGAAGGTTTTAAAGGCATACTTGCTATTGGTATTATGGCTATGATTATGTCCAGTGCAGATTCCATGATCAACTCCGTATCCATCATCTTCGCGCATGATGTATGTAAGCCGTTAGGTTTTAAATGGGCGCAAAATGAGCTAATTGTTGCAAGATTTACAGCAGTTATAGTAGGAATTACTTCCATGTTTTTTGCTTTAAGAGTAGATAGTGTATTTGAATTAATCATTTCTTTCGCAGGATTATATTTACCTATAGTTAGCATACCTTTTATTTTTACAATTTTTGGCTTTAGAAGCTCTGAAAAATCCGTTCTTGCAGCAATGGGAGGATCATTAATTACCATATTGCTTTTGAGGATATTTTTTGCAGAATCAACAATAGACAGCTTTATACCAGGTATATTAGCAAGCGTAATATTTCTTTTTGGCTTTCACTACCTTACGAATCAGAAGGGAGGATGGGTTGGTATTAAAGATCAAAAAACTTATAGAGCAATTATGGATAGTAGGAAAAGGTTTTGGCATAAAATCTGGTATGGAATCAAAAATTTTAGTTTTATAGATTTTTGTAAATCTTATACTCCAAACAAAGTAGAAATATTCTTTTTCTTAGGTCTATTTGCAATAATATCGACCCTAATTACCATGATATCCATGCGTTCTAGTGAATTATTTTATACTAACATCATAGCAGGCTGTTACATCAGTGTCTTCACCTTCGCATGCTACCTTCTCATTTATCCTCTCTGGCCCAATACCTTCAAAAAACATACCTTTGTCGCAATATTCTGGGTTACTGCTACTTTTTATATAAATATTTTTATGAATGGTATCTTTTTTGTGGTTAGCAATGGCTCACAAATTCAAACTGCTATATTTTTCCTTAACATTACAGCCATTTTAATTCTTTTCGGTTGGCAAGCTGCTTTATTGATGCTTTTAATGGGTTTTATTGGAAGCCTTTGGTTTGTAAAAGCATTTCTGAATTTAAATTATCTAAATATTATAGATATTCAGTTTTATTTAGTCTTTTGCCTACTGCTAATCAGTAGTATCTTAGTAGCATTTTTAAAGCCACATCAAGAAACGAATATCCAAAATCAAGAACTACTATCACTTCAGTCAAAAGAACTGTATCACATGTCCCAGCAACTTCTGAAGCATATGATCATACGCCAAGAGTTTATCAATAACGTTAATCATGAAATCCGAACTCCTATACATCATGTTGGAGCTTATATAAACGATTTAGAAGATAATCTAGACACTTCAAGCAATCAAGAAAAACGAGAATCTCTTGCAGCCTTAAAAAAAGGCTACGAACGTATTAGAAGCTATATGGACAATATTCTTGATTTATCCAAACTTACTAATGACAAAGTTAAATTAAAGTATGAAACCATTAATTTTCAAGAACTGATAAATGAAATAATAGATCAATTTGCAAAACTTTATTTAGATGATAAAGAGATACAATTTTATTTCAAATGTAACTCTAAAGATCTTAAGGTTAGATGCGACAAAGATAAAATAACTCAGGTATTAATTAACTTACTAAAAAACGCTGTTGAATTCACGCCTAAAGGAATGATAGAAATAGTTGTGTCCAAAGAGAATATAGGTAGCACCAAATGTATCAAATGTTCAGTTATAGATGAAGGGGTAGGAATTCCTGAAGAAGAGCTCTTTGATGTTTTTGGTCCATTCATCCAAAGCTCACGTACTAAAAATATGTCCGGTGGCAAAGGTCTTGGTCTTGCAATATGCCAGCACATCATTAAACTTCATAAAGGTAAAATATATGCTGAAAATAATCCTAAAAAAGGTTCTACATTCGCTTTTATTATACCTCTTTGA
- a CDS encoding GNAT family N-acetyltransferase, whose amino-acid sequence MMNTDSYIKFMDIAFYPLTSAHFPLLLKWLEKPHVKEYWDKNISWTLELVREKYENHVAGYKILKLKDQIIKKPIHAFITHLDETPIGYIQYYNRHDFPSEHGYDLSELPQSCGTFDWYIAEEECIGKGIGTKILSLFIQKYFTNQFEYIFADPGVKNIPAIMCYKKLGFTTLKEVNNVLWMIKKLSS is encoded by the coding sequence ATGATGAATACAGATTCTTATATTAAATTTATGGATATAGCCTTTTACCCCTTAACATCGGCACATTTTCCATTGCTACTTAAGTGGCTAGAAAAACCTCATGTAAAGGAATACTGGGATAAAAATATTAGTTGGACTCTTGAATTGGTCAGAGAAAAATATGAGAATCATGTTGCTGGATATAAGATACTTAAACTTAAAGATCAGATCATTAAAAAGCCAATACATGCATTTATAACACATCTTGATGAAACCCCAATTGGATATATCCAGTACTATAATAGACATGATTTTCCATCTGAACATGGTTATGATTTAAGTGAGTTACCACAGTCATGCGGTACTTTCGACTGGTATATTGCTGAAGAAGAATGCATAGGCAAAGGAATAGGTACAAAAATTCTTTCACTTTTTATTCAAAAATACTTTACTAATCAATTTGAATATATATTTGCAGATCCGGGAGTAAAAAATATTCCTGCGATCATGTGTTATAAAAAATTAGGCTTCACAACTTTGAAAGAGGTTAACAACGTCCTCTGGATGATTAAGAAATTAAGCTCTTAG